Within Oncorhynchus keta strain PuntledgeMale-10-30-2019 chromosome 3, Oket_V2, whole genome shotgun sequence, the genomic segment GTCATATTGTTCTCAAGTAAAGCAACCTGGTTTTGTTTGTGGTTTCAGGCATTGCAGACATTTTCAAGACCCCTGCTAGGCAGAGGAAGTCTGTGGTCAATGTGCAGAGTGCCCTCAAGACCCCCTTGAGAGCCCAGTCTACATCTATGATTGAATCATCAGTGATGAATACCCCAGAGGAGACTGGTAAGTGATTTTGGGTGGTGTGggctcaattgcatactccttgtccctcccctctgaccttctccaatgggttttgagaagaggtgagaggacacaaggagtatgcaattgagattctccctatGATCATGTCAAGATGAGTATGAATGATGAAGAATCTGGTGTGGGGGACTTTTTCTGAATTGTACACTATTATATGTTTCATACGTTGTTTTTATGCTCATCAAACTATTCAGTGACCACTTGTGCGCTGTGGATGGGgagcattgtcatcctatgggggcgtAGCcgaaataatggcctgcccagcatttttatacaatGTTGGTAATTCCAGTCCtagggggcctgattggtgtcacagttttgccccagctAACACGCCTGACTCCAATCActtaatcatgatcttcagtttagaatgcaatttgattaatcatCAATTTGCAGGCCAATTTGATTAATCATCAATTTGCAGGccaatttgattaatcagctgtttGCAGGCCCTCGAGGTCTGAAGTTGCCCTGCCCTACatgatgttaattgcttaattaactcaggaactacacctgtgtggaagcacctgctttcaatatactttgtatccatTATTTACTCATGTGTTTCTGTTATTTTGGCAGTTAGCCAAGTCATGCTGAAATCGGTTGACACTAAACATACTATCTTCACAGGTGAAATGGTGGTGTCTCCACTTGTTGTTTCTACTGCTAAACGGGGCGCGTACAACAGCGATGCAGTCACTAGACTCCTTCGGGATGGTCAAGAATCCAGTTTCATCACAGAGGAAGCTGATGACTCCCGTACTACACAAAATGAGATTCTTGCCTTAGAGAGGTCTTCAGAGGAATCGAAGGAAGAACAGCGGCCAGAATCAAAAAAATCTATTTCGACTCCCAAACAGAAGAAACCCGAACAACCCGAGTGTCTCACTGGAGTGAAGAGGATCATGAAGACCCCAAGACAGAAGGTGCAACCCATTGAAGACCTCAGAGGAAAACTGATGACAACTCCCAAACAGAAACTTGAGCAACTCGAATGTCTCACTGGTGTGAAGAGGATCATGAAGACCCCAAGACAGCAGGTGCAACCCATTGAAGACCTCAGAGGGAAACTGATGACAACTCCAAGGGGGCCTAAGGCTTCTCAGGAAGTAAGCTTAGCTGGTGTAAGGGAACTCCTGACCACCCCCAAACAAATCGCTGAACCTGTTGAAGAGATTTCTGGTAAAGTCCAAGATGACAACGTCCACAGCGAGACAGAGGTAAAGGCAACACGGCTATTTCTGTGTAGTTTCAGCTACATTGTTCTCTTTTTATAACACAGATGTTGTTTGGTATAATGGTAAGTTTACATACCAAAAAGTCTTTAGCATAACTTATTTGCCTGTTATGTTTGTTAGCTGTTGAATGGTTTATTTCATCTTATCCCATGACTACTATAATAGGTTCTGAATATTTAAACTGTATCAGCTTTTTAATTAAAAGGGTCTTTGTTTAATTTTCAGATTCACGGCGACGCCATTTCTCCTAAATGCCTCTCAGGTAACATATCTGCTTGCTAGATGGCTAACATGAGCATTCACAATGCACAGAGTGACAAGTTAGCTTCGCCCTTCAGTCCACATCAATGTTTGAATAGCAATTCTACATTGGTGTTTGACGCTCTGCTTATTCTGCTACCGGTAATTAGTTTACGCGGAAGAGCGTGGTTACTTGGCTGGCTAGGTTGGTAAGCACAGTGGCATGCGTGTTCAATGCATATTGGTTGGCGATTCAATTCTTAACTCATGTAACCTACGAGTAGTTTACTACTATCAAGAGGCACTGCAGTCACTCAATTGAATCTTGCTCGGCTGTACTAACCAGTTTGCACACAGATTATTGGTTGCTGTTCTTTTTACGAATCGTAACAACTTGGCTCTCCTAGCTAGTAGCTAGAATCATCGAGTCACACATTTCACATGTTTGCTCAATGTcctaacattttattttttatttaggtAACGTTGAATTCAAAATGCCCCTGTTCGGGAAAATAGTTGTAATCAAAAGGAGTGGCGGAGATGGGACTGCGTTTCCTCTGACTGCATCATGCTTATTTGGGAGGTGAGCTTAAGCTGTTCAAATCTGTCAATATGTGAAATGCCATAGCAGTGAGTGCCATTGTCTAAATGTAATATATTCATAGTTTTGTATGGTACTGATAATTGTATGAGTCTACTTTTGCTGCATGTATGGAACGTGGTTTTTACTTGGTGCTGGGCTTGGGTTGAAACCCCGGTGTACATTATATTTTGAAGTACCAACAGGTTGATTTACAGTACCGGGAGGAAGAAAAAATGTCATCTGAAATGTGTCAAATTATATCCAGCCcagggctccagctatgcatttggtttgtTTACTTGCTAGCCAATCAAGCTTCTTGATTACAGCAGAGACATTTGCTTAATCTTGACATCTAGcgagttagcaaaccaaatgcatagcttGAGCCCAGAGCAGGATCAAATTTATTTGACACATCTTAGATTTCTTAATGTTTTTGCCAATCCCTACTTGGGGTCCCTTTTAAATTTGTGACGAGGCGGCCTTTCTACTGCTGTCTTCGGTTGTTGAGCTTTGTTCACTATTACAGCTTTTCTAAACATTTCAAAAGAGATGTCACCACAGACCCCAGAGATCCATTCAGCCTTATCCACTGAAAATTAATTATGGATTGGATTTAGCCTGCTCTTGTTTATAAATTGCCACACATTTAGCATTTACTCAACTGAACTTTTGTTTCCATATGTGTGCTGTGTGAACCCCAGCAATTGTAGCTGTTTCTGGAGTAACAGGTTATGGGGATAAAGATAAACCATGAAATACAACTTAAATGCcttaaacagttttttttttttatgtttaagAATGTGACAATCATATATTTGCAGAGCTGATGACTGGTATACATTGAAATCAGGAAATGTTGACAACCTTTCTACAGAATATTTATTATGTTCTCATTGTCTCTTAGGAAACCTGACTGCGACATTTGCGTTAAACTTCCCGAAGTATCCAAGGAGCATTGCAGGATTGAGTTGAATGAAAATAACGAGGTAATTGCAGAGTCAGCCAATATAATTGCTGCCTTCAATAAGTCAGTTACTTTAATTTTAGTGTCTGTAGAGCAAGTGTTGTAAgatatttttttcccccccttCTCTTGCAGGTTATTTTAACTAATTTGAGTTCAACGAACCCGACCCGTGTCAATGGAGAGGTTTTGCAGCAGTCTGAACATTTAAAACATGGGGATCTAATCACAATTATTGACCGTTCTTTCAGGTTTGTGCATCTTATGTCAGTTTATAAGTCGGCGAATAAGAATGTATTTAATGTGTTTAGTCTAGAGCCTGACCGATATGGGATTTTTGATCTGATTTTAATGTAAATATTCACCTGTTAACCTcctgaagctagggggcactatttttatgtttggaaaaataacgttcccaaagtaaatggcctatttctcaggaccagatgctagaatatgcatacaaTTGACCGATtatgatagaaaacactaacgtttccaaaactgtcaaaatattgtctgagtataacagaactgatattgcaagcgaaaccctgagaaaaatctaaccaggaagtggcgtctattttgaaaactccatgttccatagactcccattgctccatttaaagggatattaACCAGATTCCTttgtggcttccctaaggtgtcaacagtctttatagacatagtttcaggcttttatttcgAAAAAGGAGAGTGAAGGATTGCATAAGGGGAGTGGTgtgggctctcagagtgagttgagtaaagccgccattgttcctcccgctgttatggaaaaagctacacactcggttgatatagtttaaaatatatatatatatattcaataatatctgaggaatgattataaaaaacgtttggttgatttctgaacataacgcggcAAACAAACATcagtattttgggtataaaaaataatctttatggaacaaaagttacatttgctgtgtaactgggagtctcgtgagtgtaaacatccgaagatcaaaggtaaacggttaatttgattgcttttctgattttgtGTGACCAAGCTTCCTAATGCTAAGTCTatataatgctatgctaggctattgataaacttacacaaacgcttggattgcttttgctgtaaagcataatttcaaaatctgagacgacagggtgattaacaaaaggctaagctgtgtttcgcaatattgcacttgtgattatATTAATATTtgttagtaatattatttgactgttgcgctatgctattcagcggttgccgacgaaaatgatcccgctacaGGGATAGGTAGAGTCGAAGTTAACGACATCTGCCAAATATTTTATTACTATAGCTGGGGGGGATACATCTTCTGTATGGATTGCGCTTAAAACAGCCCTGCAAAAATACTCTAGGCTTATTTCATAAATTTGATTAAAGAACATTAAATGTAAGCAACAAAATTTGAGCACCAGAATGACAAGATATGTTTATGGAAAAACTGTTACTCTAGTGAAATGAGGATAAACTACTGATTGCAGCAAAAATGTGCCTCTGAAGATGGCTGCCTCGTGCTAGCCTGCTGGAAAATGACACGGGACACATTTTCAATGTATTGGTATTTACGGTAGCTATGTTGTCGTCAATTGAAGAGCTGTGGTCACTGAATTCTGGTAGTTGTCACTTAAAATGAAAAACACAACTCACAAAATTGGCTGCTGGCATATTGCTGCCTTTCGCCCCAAGTGTTGCCTCAGTGAACGGTCCTTGcttaccccattgaagttgaaatgtaaAATGCTAAGGATTATGGTTTGGTTAGGGTACTCCCcaccacaaaaaaatatatattttagaagctatagaaatgcatttattaatgtgtCTTGTTTGCCACATTTATTCTATTAGACACCTTTAACGCATACTTTTAAATTGTGAGCTAAACACAACTAAgaataaatatacagtgccttcagaaagtattcacactccttgactttttccacattttgttgttacaaactGGGATTAAATGTGATTTAATTGTCGTTTTCAGTCAACAATCTACACCGTACAAACATTCTAAGATTTGTTAACAATGAAAAATAAAACCAATCTTGATTAAATCTATTCAACCCCTCAATACATGTTGAATCAACTTTTGGCAGCGACTACAccagtgagtctttctgggtaagtctcgaagAGCTTTCCACCTAGATTTGCCAACATTTCCCCATTCTttcaaactctgtcaaattggttgttgataatcgctagacaaccattttcaggtcttgacatacattttcaagcagatttaagtcaaaaccatgactctgccactcaggaacattcaacatCTTCTTGGTTAGCAACTCTGGTGTAGCTTCGGTTTTGTTTTAGGTTATGATCCTGCTGAAAGATTAATTCATCTcctagtgtctggtggaaagcagactgaaccaggttttcctctaggattttgcctgtgcttagttctgtttcttttttatcctgacaCTCccgtccttaatgattacaagcatacccataacatgatgcagccaccacaatgcttgaaaatGTGGAGCGTGTTGTATGTTTTGGGCAAATGCAATAACACTTTGTTCAGGGCAAAAGGTTTATTGCTtggccacattttttgcagtattcctttagtgtcttgttgcaaacaggattcaTATTCTTTATTATCTACATGCTTCCTTTTCACTatttcaattaggttagtattttgGAGTAACTGGTGTTGATCCGTCTTCAGTTGTCTCCCTTCACAGCCgttgttttaaagtcactattggcctcCTGGTGAAATCCCTGGCAAGGGAGTTGGGAAGAACGGCTTTGTAGTGACTGCATGCTTTTTAAAAAAGTAcataccaataggtgccctttgtgGCATTGGAAAACCCCCCtcatctttgtggttgaatctgtttgaaattccctgcttgactgagggaccttacagataattttaTGTGTGGGGTGCAGAGATAGTGGAGTCTATTTTTTTCTAACAGTATTATTGTACACAGTACATGCAATTTATTGTGACTTACTCCTGAACCTTAGTCAACCACTTTGATATGGCAatgtatttattttcatttttaatgaatttgcaaaaaaagtctaaacacaattccactttgacatgggatattgtgtgtaggccaggggGAGGGGGAAATCTATTTCTAAATTCATGCtgtgacacaacaaaatgtgtaataagtcgAGGGGTGTGTCaactttctgaaggcatggtAAATATTTTCCTTAAAGTAAAATGTTTAGAcattactaatgttactgtccccattacaaaaaaaatgttttaattaaaataaaaaaaactttgttCCTTGAAACGATTGAAATACTTTAGAATTTCATGAATTCCTATGGATaactgctcctactggggagtgccaatatggccgaccgttGACTTGAAAGCCTCAATAGAGCTTCCGGTTTGTTCCGCCATCGCTATTGGGAAAGTGTATATAGGGTTTTAGAATAAACCAACTCTATTTTCCATCACTGGCTTAGGCGGTCTTATACATTTTTTCTATGAGATGATAGCAGTCAGTTAACATTACCtttttatgaagcctttatggtCCTTATGTGCTTTATTACATACATTCAGTGATATTAGCTGATGATTATCTTATACAACAAAAAGTATATTAACGCCATTTTCCTCATCTGCTTTGTCCAACGGAACATGACtgagttagtgcctacaaaaagaccATTACTATTTTTTTCCcctggccaatacatagcatcagcaatccatgGTTTATGTACATAAATGAATGCGGTGGCCAACTGACTTTAGAAACTAGGCATTCAGAGGCATCAAATCTTCCAATGCGTATCAAACAAATCTAGAAAATAACTGAACGAAGCATCACCTAATGCGCTCGACATCTTTAATCAATACTTTTTGACATTTATTAAACAAACCGGTCTGGCTGCGGTTCGGGTTGCCACCCAGACGGAACCGGCATGGACATGTAGCCAACACCACTATCAACAATAGCGACAAGTGTCACATCAAAGGTGACGGGCTCACTGTGCTGAATGGACAGGGACCGTAATACCTGTGCACTGATGGAGAGCCAATTCTGGTCAGGCACTGCTGATACAAGCGACAGCCGTTAAACAGCATCAAATAATGCTAAAGAATAAGCAGCCCATTCACTCCAGTAGGCCCCATGAAATCATACCAATACAACAGCACAACCATTttatgtaaaataaaataaaaaccgcTATTACCTTCCATTGCAAATATATTTGATCATGTCTATCACACTGACATGGGATTCAAAGTTTTACATGCAACAATGTTTCAGTCATTGTTTTCAGAGATGGCTAACATCAAGCGAGCTGCAACAAAACAGTGCCACTCATCAGATAATCAGTTGTAAACATAGTATAAAAGTACATCTTAAAGGTTAGCAAATTAGCAAAAACATCCATCTTGAAGTTAACAGCTGCTGCAGCTGCCTTCGCTATTTTGTCACACTACAACAAAAGCTAGTGAACGTTACTAGTGTGAGCGAACTACTGCTTGTGAAACTTATTTTCTCTTGTCGGGTCCTGTCAATGTGATTGGGCCATTCCACTGTCACTCATTCTGCTCTAATACAGTTGAATGCCAGAAGCCTTCTGTCCAGCTTCTGAAGGCCTAGCCAATGGCTGGCTGAGCTAGCTCAATTGTTCTACCCAGAGACCACCAAAGAGAATCCTGATTTTGATCATTTTCTCTATTCAGTATTAACCCTGCTCTTTACAACACAAACTGAAGGCATGGAATCAGAAAATGATTACAATTATTGTAAAGATGAAATGCAAATGACATTTCATTTTAATTTCTACAAAAATATCTGAAGGCCTACAACTGATTGTTCCCTACTGATTGAATATAACACATCAGATTTTGCGGGCTTCCCTAAAGGACTAATGAAATGCAAAGAGTCTATTTTTCCTCAGATGTTTTCTCTGCACCTTATCTCGGCCATTTTCGGTGGATTAAACGCTGATGCAAATACATCCGTAAAAGGCTGCTATCGTCCGTTTTTTATAATATCGGCCCACCGATTAAAAATCAGTCAGGCTCTAGTTTAGTTTGCTTATAGTCCATTTTAAAATGTGATGGACAGCATGTCCTAACCCATAATTAAACAATTATTTGTAATGTTAAACCATACACTTGGATCCATAGGTTTAATGGTGTACTGTTAACATTTTAATTTTATATTTTCCTTTTCAGGTTTGAATACCCTCAAGCACCCACTCCAAAGAGAAATAGATCTTCTAAACAGAACACGCCAAGAGGGCCTAAGGCTCTTCAGAAAGTAAGCTTAGATGTTGTGAAGACCCCCAAGCACGTCGCTCAACCTGCTGAAGAAATTTCTGGTGACGCCCAAGAGATTCCTGATGCCATGACAACCGAGGCAGTGGAGGAAGAACAACCTGCTCCTCTTGCTGAGGCAGTGCAGGAGGTAGAGACCGTTTCTGCACCTGCTGAGGAAGAACAACCTGCTCTTCTTGTTGAGGCAGTGCAGGAGGTAGAAGAGCCAGTTTCTGCACCTGCTGAGGCAGTGGAGGAAAAACAACCTGCTCCTCTTACTGAGGCAGTGGAGGAGGTAGAGACCGTTTCTGCACCTGCTGAGGCAGTGCAGGAGGAAGAACAACCTGCTCTTGCTGAGCATGTTGCTGCATCTGCTGAGGCAGTGGAGGAAGAACAACCTGCTCCTCTTGCTGAGCCCGTTGCTGCACCTGCTGAGGCAGTGGAGATGGCACATCTTGACAGTGAAGAGCCTTCTGTTCCAGTAAAAGGTAGAGTAAAGAAAACCGAGGGGATTGTGCCACCACCTGCTAGAGTGAGATCGGCAAGGCGTAATGAGACCAGTAGTGTTGAGGCACCAGCAGAAACTATGGACTCTGTGGATGTCCAGGAGAAAATGGCAGTTGACCCCGTTCCTGATGAAAAGCTCAAGAGCGGAAGAAAGGCCAAACGGGCTTCTGTAGAGAGAGTTGAATCAGTGCAGGAGAACGCTGTTGAAAGTGAGAGTGCTGAAATTCCTCCAATTGAGGACCAGCAGCCAACTTCTGATGTCCCCGTGGAGAAACCCAGAAGAGGAAGAAAGGCCAAACGGGCTTCTGTAGAACAAGTTGAAACCGTGTTGGAGAACACTGAAGCTGTGAGTGTTCCTGTCACTGAGACGTTTGAGGCCCAGACTCCAGTCGTTAGGTCTGAGAGAGGAAGAAAGCCTAAACAGGATTCAGTAGAAGAAGTTGAAGTGGGGGTTCTTGAAATTCCTCCAGTTAAGATTGTGGAAGCCAAGGAGATGCCTGCTAGTGTTCCTGTTGAGAAACCACAGGCAAGAGGAAAACGGGGTAAACAGGAATCTGAAGAAGCCAAAACAATGGAAGAAAATGTTGTGGCGGTTGATATTCCTACAGAAGAGGTGGAGGCCTCAGCCCTGTTTGCAAAACCCATAAGAGGAAGAAAGACTAAGCAGGAGCCTGTAGATCAAGTGGAGTCTGTGAGTATTGAACAAGTGGAGGCCCAGGAGCAGGCCACTGTGTCTCCAGTTGAGAAACCCaaaagagggggaagaaagacAAAGCAGGCTTCTGTAGAGAAAGTTGAGCCTGTTGAGGACCACCCCGTTGAGTCTCTGACTGTTGAACTCCAGGAGCAGACTACTGTGGCCCCAGTTGAGAAACCCAAAAGAGGGGGAAGGAAGACTAAGCAGGCTTCTATAGAGAAAGTTGAGCCTGTTGAGGACCACCCCGTTGAGTCTCTGACTGTTGAACTCCAGGAGCAGGCCACTGTGGCTCCAGTTGAGAAACCCAAAAGAGGGGGAAGGAAGACTAAGCAGGCTTCTATTGAGAAAGTTGAGCCTGTTGAGGACCACCCCGTTGAGTCTCTGACTGTTGAACTCCAGGAGCAGGCCACTGTGGCTCCAGTTGAGAAACCCaaaagagggggaagaaagacTAAGCAAGCTTCTGTAGAGCAAGTTGAGCCTGTTGAGGATCACCCTGTTGAGTCTCTGACTGTTGAAGTTGAAGCCCAGGAGCAGACTACTGTGGCTCCAGTTGAGAAACCCaaaagagggggaagaaagacTAAGCAAGCTTCTGTAGAGCAAGTTGAGCCTGTTGAGGATCACCCTGTTGAGTCTCTGACTGTTGAAGTTGAAGCCCAGGAGCAGACTACTGTGGCTCCAGTTGAGAAACCCAAAAGAGGGGGAAGGAAGACTAAGCAGGCTTCTGTAGAGCAAGTTGAAGATCACCCCGTTGAGTCTTTGACTGTTGAACTCCAGGAGCAGACTACTGTAGCCCCAGTTGAGAAACCCAAAAGAGGGGGAAGGAAGACTAAGCAGGCTTCTGTAGAGCAAGTTGAAGATCACTCCGTTGAGTCTCTGACTGTTGAACTCCAGGAGCAGACTACTGTGGCTCCAGTTGAGAAACCCaaaagagggggaagaaagacTAAGCAAGCTTCTGTAGAGCAAGTTGAGCCTGTTGAGGATCACACCGTTGAGACTCTGACTGTTGAGCTCCAGGAGCAGACTACCTTGGCTTCGGTTGAGAAACCTAAAAGAGTGGGAAGGAGGACTAAACAGGACCCTGGGTGTGTCGTCCCGCCAGTATCCACAGAGACTCCAGAGGAAACATCTGCTCCCCCTACAGAGAAACCtaaaagaggaggaagaagagcaAAGCAGCAGAAGGTTCCTGAAGTGGTGGAAGTTGAGAACATGGTAGTGCAGGAGGTCCACCTTCCTGCACAAACTGAGGTTGATGCTAGACCAGAGTGTGAAGAGGCTGATGCTGAAGAACTGCTGGAAGCTCCGGTTGTCAAACTGGGATGGAGAAGGAAGGCAAAAGCCGTTGTGAAGGATGAAGTGCCTGCCAAGCGAGCACGCAGAGGAGCAGCTGATTCCACAAAGGTGCCCACTGTTGCAGAAGCAACTGTGGAAGTTCCAACTGAGCCTGTCAAGCGAGGTAGAAGGGCAGCTAAATCCAAAGTCTCTGCAGATGAAATCACCATTGCAGCCGAGAGCACTCTGTTGGAGGCTGAGGTAACAGACACGGAGGTTATGACTGCTGTGGTTAGAAGAGGAAAAGCCCCTAAAAGGGGAAATGCTGTTTCTGAAACGACCTCTGACCAGGCAAATTCTATTGAAGGCATGGAAACCATTGACAAAGGCTCAAAAAAGACCTCAAAATCTGTGAATTGGAAACTTGATTTGGAAGATACA encodes:
- the mki67 gene encoding proliferation marker protein Ki-67 isoform X6, with amino-acid sequence MSLHGKIVVIKRSGGDGTEFPLTASCLFGRKPDCDIRIQLPHVSKEHCRIELNENKEVILTNLSSTNPTRVNGEVFQQSERLKHGDLITIIDRSFRFEYPPAPTPKKNRYSSVSKSETPQVLHETQARDTSAKDGTNTSDVKPKEDGSLEQNKPSSPFCELYQMFKQDLDSKTPKKALGTPASRLCPQKPISTRKVDGASVISTPKTAETENVSPVTGVTPKSAQKKRKSLKGPVVEGNVPVEDFIQLPPSILETPKGKRRSSKSITPTTVEEKSAPVSQRKSHLATPEKLTASEVAEQISECPTAEILTTPTRRRSREATPIKSLITGVEPPADAFVSNQDQLVLTENSTTSTPKTEHSHSPRPAGEKLQAQDVLCELEVTTPINVKQSSAKKRKSGDLETEFPTPLCKRKRVSFGGHLEPELFDKRLPPDSPLCKGATPGRRSLCAPKMKQSLLRRASAIGLIKEHEQSAPVKGSPGKKASPKTPSPAKKSPKASPKTPSPAKKSPKASPKTPSPAKSPKASAKTPSPAKSPKASAKTPSPAKSPKASAKTPSPAKSPKASAKTPSPAKSPKASAKTPSPAKSPKASAKKSPKASAKTPSSAKKSPKAKTPSPGKEKTPKTAVKTPSPARRKSTLKDESQTPKAGKTPKTPASLPSANTTPTMQGRFSVSLVSTPSPTADQDSVLQPSVTVTPRVPLRRMTMSSASKTTQKSAMKNSLQVIRRRSGVSRASMKVVNSWADIVKFGQTKTQAVIPTKKTTRVTKTKTVVPKPETPVRKLIGHVSTGHADSPVTIVVGKAHRLKAIQPSGAAPKLVHNISVLKKNMKMDEDLSGIADIFKTPARQRKSVVNVQSALKTPLRAQSTSMIESSVMNTPEETGEMVVSPLVVSTAKRGAYNSDAVTRLLRDGQESSFITEEADDSRTTQNEILALERSSEESKEEQRPESKKSISTPKQKKPEQPECLTGVKRIMKTPRQKVQPIEDLRGKLMTTPKQKLEQLECLTGVKRIMKTPRQQVQPIEDLRGKLMTTPRGPKASQEVSLAGVRELLTTPKQIAEPVEEISGKVQDDNVHSETEIHGDAISPKCLSGNVEFKMPLFGKIVVIKRSGGDGTAFPLTASCLFGRKPDCDICVKLPEVSKEHCRIELNENNEVILTNLSSTNPTRVNGEVLQQSEHLKHGDLITIIDRSFRFEYPQAPTPKRNRSSKQNTPRGPKALQKVSLDVVKTPKHVAQPAEEISGDAQEIPDAMTTEAVEEEQPAPLAEAVQEVETVSAPAEEEQPALLVEAVQEVEEPVSAPAEAVEEKQPAPLTEAVEEVETVSAPAEAVQEEEQPALAEHVAASAEAVEEEQPAPLAEPVAAPAEAVEMAHLDSEEPSVPVKGRVKKTEGIVPPPARVRSARRNETSSVEAPAETMDSVDVQEKMAVDPVPDEKLKSGRKAKRASVERVESVQENAVESESAEIPPIEDQQPTSDVPVEKPRRGRKAKRASVEQVETVLENTEAVSVPVTETFEAQTPVVRSERGRKPKQDSVEEVEVGVLEIPPVKIVEAKEMPASVPVEKPQARGKRGKQESEEAKTMEENVVAVDIPTEEVEASALFAKPIRGRKTKQEPVDQVESVSIEQVEAQEQATVSPVEKPKRGGRKTKQASVEKVEPVEDHPVESLTVELQEQTTVAPVEKPKRGGRKTKQASIEKVEPVEDHPVESLTVELQEQATVAPVEKPKRGGRKTKQASIEKVEPVEDHPVESLTVELQEQATVAPVEKPKRGGRKTKQASVEQVEDHPVESLTVELQEQTTVAPVEKPKRGGRKTKQASVEQVEDHSVESLTVELQEQTTVAPVEKPKRGGRKTKQASVEQVEPVEDHTVETLTVELQEQTTLASVEKPKRVGRRTKQDPGCVVPPVSTETPEETSAPPTEKPKRGGRRAKQQKVPEVVEVENMVVQEVHLPAQTEVDARPECEEADAEELLEAPVVKLGWRRKAKAVVKDEVPAKRARRGAADSTKVPTVAEATVEVPTEPVKRGRRAAKSKVSADEITIAAESTLLEAEVTDTEVMTAVVRRGKAPKRGNAVSETTSDQANSIEGMETIDKGSKKTSKSVNWKLDLEDTHKVTPLPKQKTSRRNDTVPVTKVEEQPERSEEQQVVKTVRGRRARSYVAVKEETVQSTPSKRARHSTIETSAAEATVPSSKPVNERNAARSMTTEEADLSDKAVPKEPVKKTRRAAKSTAAAPVEATSTTPAVPEEETIPDATVVAATKGRGKATKGKTVSQEIDIEQGTESEQPCKPRRGRAARK